CTACCTCTTCACATTGTTCCAGTTGCACCAGTCTGTGTTGTTTAATGACTCCATGGCACCTACAAAATTACTGTAGCAGGTTTCCTCAAATAAGGTCACGTAGCACTCCGTCCTTGGGGGAAAATACTCACAAACTTCACAGTATTGTTCACAGTTAACATACTTATTCCCACAACCtgtacagtaagagagagagagagagagagagagagagaatattgtgACGTTAAAAAATCAGTTCTTTGAAATGATTCCATCATCTAAAACGAATCCATAAAATGTAGGATTAGAAGGATGTCTAGAAGATTCATGGTTACACATTATTACTAACAAGTCCCAGTCTAACCTTATGTTGATTTAACAGCAAGCAGAAGCAGCAGTGTCACCTCTGATTCAACATTACTAGCTAGCCTACATGTAGAGTCAGAAAAGTAATAATGGCCCACCTAATCCACTGGAGAATCCTCTATCTTCGGGGCTAACGTCTGAGAAGAAAAAATTACAATACATTTGTATTCATTTGACTGGCCAATGGTTGTAGTCACAACAGAAATGTCTGTTAAAAACAGCCTCTCAAACAGACAGACTGAACAGCTGTGTCATTCAACATCTTTTTTGAAATCTTTTAAAAATCTTTTTCAAATGATCAATGCAACATTTTAGATCCCAATCAAAACAAAGCATGCAATAAATGTTATCTTTACTGCCACACATCGTGTCAGCAACTCAGTCCGACTGTCCAGCAACGCGGGACGTGCGTTCACTGCCGGCCCGGGCCGAGCCCACACACtcaccagagagaacagagaggagcatCCCAAAGAAAACAAGTGCTCCCTTCATGTCAGAGAAAGTGAACATAAGAGAGTTTCCCCCACTGACTGACGACCATCTAGACTGAGCCTGAACTTCTAACACCGAGCCCTGCAGGGC
This sequence is a window from Oncorhynchus mykiss isolate Arlee chromosome 13, USDA_OmykA_1.1, whole genome shotgun sequence. Protein-coding genes within it:
- the LOC110486276 gene encoding receptor activity-modifying protein 1 isoform X2; its protein translation is MFTFSDMKGALVFFGMLLSVLSDVSPEDRGFSSGLGCGNKYVNCEQYCEVCEYFPPRTECYVTLFEETCYSNFVGAMESLNNTDWCNWNNVKRMYNAFTMCTEEIAECLLIPWPNRMVENVFVNIHSRFFRDCPNEALSDPPPSIVFALVMTPICLIPIMVVLVVLKTKNGDGSS